The window AACTGCGCGCCGAGATGCAGTGACGTCAGGCAGTCGCCCTGGCTGAACTCCGGCTGCTGGTGCTGGTGCTGATGTACCGCCGCTGCCTGCTGGTGCTGCTGCTCGCCCCCGGCGGTGTCCGTCGACTGCTTGCTCATGCTGAAGTAGCCCGGGTAGCTCTGCAGCGACGTGCTCGTCGAGCACCCGATGTCCCTGCGTGGTGGAGTGCGTGAGTCGTGGACGATTATGTTTCTTCTTCACATAAATGCTACAGTAGTGCGTAACAAAATTCTTGACCAACCACCCCTAAGCTCAGTCCCGATACTCACCTCTGATGGAGCAAGCTGGGGTCTTCAGGTAACATCATGGCCGGCTGTccatcgctgccgccgccgctgtggAACCACAACGAAGGGTTCGGGTCACCGGTTAGCCCTAGAGGTAGCTGCATCTCGTTCTGGAACTGAAATTAAATAGCAAGGGCCAACATCTCGATCAGATATCTGAACCTGAAACCAAAAGTTCTGAATTTGTGAAGCTGAAAACTATTACCTGAGCAGCAGCGCACTGTAGGCCCATCAGATGCTGCTTTGCAAAGTTCTCCTAAGCATATCCAACAGGGTACAACATGAGATCGAATTCTGAGTGACAATACAAAATTTAACAGAATTTATACTTCGGATATTGAACAGCTAGCCGGTTATGCTGAACACAGTGTGCAGCACGCATTAAGATCGGCTGGAGTTAATAAGAAGGTTTAGGGATATCTCTACCTTATGAATGCCGATGCGATTAAGAGATTCTTTGAGAGATTGCTCCATCGCTCTTATATGGTCTATATTCTCAACCTTCTCGGGATCGCTCCAATAACTGAAGAAAAAAATATGCCCAACTGTTATGCTCCTCAATTTTCATGGTTTCCCTTCAAGTTTTTGTAAAGAGCTACAATTAACTCTACCATAAATGCATTTTTTTCAAAGGCTCCTTATGAAGTGAAGATCACGTGTCATGAAAACATTACTTTAGACGGCACTGAATGGAAAGATTTCAACAGATATGCCTCTTTTTTTAGGTAAAGAGCGTATATGTCTCTACTTATTACATTGAATCAATCAATAAAGTAGCAAATTTGTGGAGCTGCTTAAGTGAATTGGTGCTAATTAACTACCTGAGACGCTTTTGAACATCTGCCATTTGACATTGCAATGCGCCAAGATGACTAGATAATTCCTGTGAAACAATTGAGCCAACGAGCATTAGATAGCGAAAACCAGAAAGAAGAAATTTCATGAAGTGCTCATCGCCCTAGCTGTGATATATGTTGAAGAAGTACCTCGACCGTCTGACCCCTGCAATAGATTGAAAAGAACTAAATAATAAGAAATTTCGTTGGAATTATACATTTCTGCAATCATGCTGCTCTCTTGATATCCAAAATAAATAGTAGCAAAATTACCCGGAGCCTAAGAAGTCCTGAATGTTGACATCATGGTCTAGCTTCTTGAATGTCTTCTTTAGTGCCTTTTGGGAACAAAAGCAGATTAGTCAGCTCATTCTCAAACTTAATCTGCTAAGGAAAAATGCCTTGATAAATAACTCTATCTGTTGGCATAACATACTTCTAAACTCTCCAGCTTCCTGTTAAACAGAAAGAATGAATTTCAGCTGATATGTTAATATAATTGGTTCAGCAGGTAAACAGAAAATGTATGTAACTCAAATACCTTTTAGCCCTTTCCTGAGGAGTTTGTTGTGCATACTTTGCAATGACTTCGTCTATGGGGCTGCAAATTGAATAGTATATCAGGTAAACATGCAATTCTGATTTAACTCTGCCATCCTAAATATTATTAGCAACCCATATCTGAAAACATGACAGATATATGGCTAAAGCATTGTTTTGTAATTCTACGATTTCACCCAAAAGAAAAAGCATGGAACTACTATTGCAAAAATGAAAGAAGCACAATGACATAAAAACTGTAAATTGAATGGTGCTTCAGTCGGAACATAGGACCATACAGGTAAATTTCAGAATTGGTGAAATGCATTGAAAAATCAATTCCTTTGTATCAATTAACTAATCAGCCAAGAAATGGAGCAATTCAATGGCAAAATTGCAACAATTTCATAAAAAAACTAAGCGTATTTGTTTTAAGAGAAAATTAAATGTCCATCTCTGTAGTCATATTATGGGCTTGTTGACCTAAATCTGAATGAATCAACCCAGATGAATCAAAACCATTACCTTTTGTCGCCGACGCATATGGTAGGCCTTCCACTAGGGGAAAACATGAGAAGAATGAGATCGATATCACAAAGAATGGATAACTCTTTGGCCTTCTTGAGAATCCCTGACCGCCGCTTAGAATATGTCACCTGCCGCCCGCTGGTGTTCTCCagcttcttgatcttgagcttcacCCTCCCCATGTCGAAGAATTTCCAACCAAAATTATGTCTTAACGTCACACCTTTCACCAATTATGATACAATCCGATGGAATCTGGATGGGAAATATTTTTGTTATTCAGGATATCCTCGTCGCAGTGGAGCATGGGACGATCCAATCGCTCGGGCCCAGATATGAAAGGAATGCTTCCTTGTTGTGCGCGGTAAAATCGAATCGGTCTAAGAGATCGAACCAGGAAACAGGTGGGGATCTGGAATCTTTATGGCCAAACAGGAGGTGATCCCCACGAGCCAACGAGGAGAGATCGAGCCAAGAACCGGCGAAATCGGCAGTTCTTGGGTCGATCGGGGGGGAGAGAAGGGGGCGAGGAGAGAGATAGGGGTCAANNNNNNNNNNNNNNNNNNNNNNNNNNNNNNNNNNNNNNNNNNNNNNNNNNNNNNNNNNNNNNNNNNNNNNNNNNNNNNNNNNNNNNNNNNNNNNNNNNNNNNNNNNNNNNNNNNNNNNNNNNNNNNNNNNNNNNNNNNNNNNNNNNNNNNNNNNNNNNNNNNNNNNNNNNNNNNNNNNNNNNNNNNNNNNNNNNNNNNNNNNNNNNNNNNNNNNNNNNNNNNNNNNNNNNNNNNNNNNNNNNNNNNNNNNNNNNNNNNNNNNNNNNNNNNNNNNNNNNNNNNNNNNNNNNNNNNNNNNNNNNNNNNNNNNNNNNNNNNNNNNNNNNNNNNNNNNNNNNNNNNNNNNNNNNNNNNNNNNNNNNNNNNNNNNNNNNNNNNNNNNNNNNNNNNNNNNNNNNNNNNNNNNNNNNNNNNNNNNNNNNNNNNNNNNNNNNNNNNNNNNNNNNNNNNNNNNNNNNNNNNNNNNNNNNNNNNNNNNNNNNNNNNNNNNNNNNNNNNNNNNNNNNNNNNNNNNNNNNNNNNNNNNNNNNNNNNNNNNNNNNNNNNNNNNNNNNNNNNNNNNNNNNNNNNNNNNNNNNNNNNNNNNNNNNNNNNNNNNNNNNNNNNNNNNNNNNNNNNNNNNNNNNNNNNNNNNNNNNNNNNNNNNNNNNNNNNNNNNNNNNNNNNNNNNNNNNNNNNNNNNNNGAGTGGTGTGGCTGTGCGCGGAGGGAGAGAAGGGCAGAGAGAGAAAAGCGCGGGAGGGGGTAGGGGGAGGTCAGGGTCCAAACTAACCGGGCGAGAAGGGCTCGGACAGTTGGAAATGTTTTTAGTTTCTCCAGACTCGTTTTCTACGTGCTTTTGTTTATTTTCTCCTCGTCCTAGTGTCCTTCACACCTTCATGTATCTataccaaaaaatatatatacATTTGAGTAGTTCCATTTTTTTACTAGTGGAGATGAAATGTTTCATTTCTTTCGTGGTGAGCTTAGCTCGGACTGAGCAGAAAACCAAGGAGGCTTCAATGTGACTCGAGTAGAGGCAGAATTCTTACGCTATGATTTTGTGATACTATGGAGCCAGCCAACAATATATGAGCAATAACAATATcatgtaaatctttccagttttTTTATACAACCAAATGGTGGGTTTGATTCTCTTGTTGATAACAAAAGACAAGGTTCATCATCGATGTCGCAATCTTGTTAGGAGGATCAAGTGTTACCGATCCGCTGCCATGGTTCAAAAGAAAACAAGTGTTTCCTTATATGTGTTGATAACAATTGCATATTCCTTGTGGGCCTCtttgcatagttgccaccgtcaccgaccACCCAAGAGTTGTTCAggggtggatcaacaatgtatccaactcccttaaaaaggtggagatgaaggttaccggtctcgacgcagagtacacggaacgTGCCACTGGGATGATCCAACGCGCCGtcgtccttcagttgtgcctcgaagatgaagttttggtgtatcacatcatacacgcgcccttcATACCAGGTGAGCTCCACGACTTCATGTCTCGGTAGGACATATACttttgtggggcagccatcgaaggggacaaacagaagctcgtGCCGTACAACATTGACTTAAAAAACATCGCGACCTACAAACAAGAATTCCTATAGACGATTGTGATAAAGAAAcatcatccctattcgacgtagaaatTCTATGGTCGGAAAAAATCttgagaagggtgacgagacgatgagattaaggtcgtctggatgggagaattatcccttgacctacgagcggataaaatatgctaccCTCGATGCCAGTGTGAGTTTGACATAGTTGCAATGTCGAAAGAGGTTGTTGCGAAgacgtctcccacagaaaatgagaagaagaagaagaagatgatgatgatgatgatgatgatgaagaagaagctgcaccagcagcagggcattataGATGGATGAACTCTTTCCTCTCTGGTAAAAAAATTCTCTCTGTGTACATTGATATAGATGAACTATTTCGCTAGTGTGCATGTCTTTGAAACAAGTGAAGtagtgtgatacatctccaacatatctataattattttattattccatgctgttatattatcattcttgaatgttttatattcattttatagcaactttatatcatttttgaggaCTAATctattgatatagtgcccagttgaaaggatcgagaagaggggtctagagggggggtgattagacccttaacaagcaaaagtagcagtttttagattcttcaagttaaggttgagatttagcacaagtttaagcattcacaatacatttcaagcaagcatgacaagaataTATGCaacggaaagagtaaagcatgctaattgcaagaaagtaaatgatgggattggagtgtgcaaacgcaaagaAGACATGGAGATTttcggcgtggttctgataggtggtgctatcgtacaaccacgtcgatggagacttcaacccacgaagggtaacagttgcgcgagtccatggacggctccacccatgaagggtccgcgaagaagcaaccttgtctatcccatcatggccatcgcccacgaagtacttgcctcactcgggtagatcttcatgacttAGGCAACAAAAAAAACGgtcaaccagatgaaggtgtgtgcgatatacggcatgcggttcactcggatgaactgtttgcgttgagacatgagaacagaaacgattcaacttaacaagatgtgtgtgatacacggcaaacaggtctgtaatcagaaatgtgtgtgaagaccgataataacacagacggttgctgctaataagacgtgtgtgttgtgcgacaggattgcatacagaacaacaacatacacacacacacacacacacacttataaggacatgtttgcataaccaaattaaacatccacttacataggtgactactacaaccatggcattagcACACACCAAagcaaactattacatgcataattacataggtggctactacacacatgacatttccacacaccaataaagtaaactatatattacatgcatgattaactagcataaacgatcatctgatcatcatctacttcttgtgacgcttgctctgcttgtggctcgatccggactcgtcgattttggtaacgaggcacttcctcatgtccacgatccgcctatgcatctcgtagcatgtgtacacgctcttggtcaCGAACCTGAAGTGAGGTCCATCCAGTTGCcacatccaggccctgtgccaagataggggacttgttctttgggcatcctgcttcatcttttcgtagtaggggtcgatgatggccgaggcaagttcgaccagggagtccttcttagtgatgccccagaccctgtagtggtcatggatttcgacaaggttcttgcaggccaagcccgtaacactgagcgcatTTACATCGTCTTTGGTTTCCACCGTGGCAAACTTGTAGtcagtgctgttgacaaacctgttgaaacggtcgcaaggctttgtggccatgtagtagtggtagatgaggacatgatggcgcatgcatAACTGGGCGACAACAACCTTCAGATCTATGACGGGACGACCGACGGTGTACTGGAGATCGAtgctgaccaccttgtacttgtctccagtaagcaactgctcaacgttgttgatgtagtcgtccaccacggccggttcgatggtgtacaccaccgagaagtccgtctccctcgcatgggtctccactctatgcttgccgaactccattggagcgctgctgtacatcccctctctatgtgtcgcagtgggtgtgcttgttgtgttgtggggcgcgatcgaaaggttgaagagactaaggttataatggccgcgggaattaatgGGGAAGCCGGACGCCCAGGAATATCGACAGGCCCTGATGGCAATTCTAATTTGCAGCGTGACTCCATCGTGCCACACagaactgcatcgcgtggcaaagcgcgcggcgcaaccgcatgcatacgcggcccccgacgtgatcgtgcgcacgcccaaccgTTGGCAGAGCGTGCGCGGAGGGACGCGAGAAGATCGCTCAGCGGTCGCCTCAACGGCaagcaaccatatatatatatatatatatatatatatatatatatatatatatatatatatatatatatatatatatatatatctgtgtgtgtgtgtgtgtgtgtatgcatatagcagttgaacacgcaaggaaaatctGTCCACAAGCCGAGCATGCCAACGAACATGAGCAGAGCGCGccaacggacgcgagcagagcgcgccgcggcgcctaacggcgGGATAGACCTGCATTCAAGCCAATCAAAATAAGACTGGAACGGACATGTCTGTATTGAGCAAATTAATCACACATGTCTGTAttaactggaacgagaatgcaatagcaaaataagaattaaggccacgatgatgcgatcgcagtggtggttacaggaggcaagaagaaagatgcatccatcaatgtacgacctcatcctcctcaacttagtgtgccGGCCGGGCCATCGACCGTCGGCTTttctggcgaggtcaaggtgcttctcagcaaaggcatccaaggcttccagccggctgaataaggccaacgtc is drawn from Triticum dicoccoides isolate Atlit2015 ecotype Zavitan chromosome 4A, WEW_v2.0, whole genome shotgun sequence and contains these coding sequences:
- the LOC119286017 gene encoding agamous-like MADS-box protein AGL65 isoform X2 — protein: MGRVKLKIKKLENTSGRQVTYSKRRSGILKKAKELSILCDIDLILLMFSPSGRPTICVGDKSPIDEVIAKYAQQTPQERAKRKLESLEALKKTFKKLDHDVNIQDFLGSGGQTVEELSSHLGALQCQMADVQKRLSYWSDPEKVENIDHIRAMEQSLKESLNRIGIHKENFAKQHLMGLQCAAAQFQNEMQLPLGLTGDPNPSLWFHSGGGSDGQPAMMLPEDPSLLHQRDIGCSTSTSLQSYPGYFSMSKQSTDTAGGEQQHQQAAAVHQHQHQQPEFSQGDCLTSLHLGAQFPYQSAFDHASLLNDRLFRPDMELHVDNAAASAMDFVGGHYEMPRPGDEASFQNWASAACGATMYDHQQQQPSAQLIVKNMTESLTVSSLQQQL
- the LOC119286017 gene encoding agamous-like MADS-box protein AGL65 isoform X3; the encoded protein is MGRVKLKIKKLENTSGRQVTYSKRRSGILKKAKELSILCDIDLILLMFSPSGRPTICVGDKSPIDEVIAKYAQQTPQERAKRKLESLEALKKTFKKLDHDVNIQDFLGSGGQTVEELSSHLGALQCQMADVQKRLSYWSDPEKVENIDHIRAMEQSLKESLNRIGIHKENFAKQHLMGLQCAAAQFQNEMQLPLGLTGDPNPSLWFHSGGGSDGQPAMMLPEDPSLLHQRDIGCSTSTSLQSYPGYFSMSKQSTDTAGGEQQHQQAAAVHQHQHQQPEFSQGDCLTSLHLGAQFPYQSAFDHASLLNDRLFRPDMELHVDNAAASAMDFVGGHYEMPRPGDEASFQNWASAACGATMYDHQQQQPSAQQQL
- the LOC119286017 gene encoding agamous-like MADS-box protein AGL65 isoform X4, with the translated sequence MGRVKLKIKKLENTSGRQVTYSKRRSGILKKAKELSILCDIDLILLMFSPSGRPTICVGDKSPIDEVIAKYAQQTPQERAKRKLESLEALKKTFKKLDHDVNIQDFLGSGGQTVEELSSHLGALQCQMADVQKRLSYWSDPEKVENIDHIRAMEQSLKESLNRIGIHKENFAKQHLMGLQCAAAQFQNEMQLPLGLTGDPNPSLWFHSGGGSDGQPAMMLPEDPSLLHQRDIGCSTSTSLQSYPGYFSMSKQSTDTAGGEQQHQQAAAVHQHQHQQPEFSQGDCLTSLHLGAQFPYQSAFDHASLLNDRLFRPDMELHVDNAAASAMDFVGGHYEMPRPGDEASFQNWASAACGATMYDHQQQQPSAQQL
- the LOC119286017 gene encoding agamous-like MADS-box protein AGL65 isoform X1 — its product is MGRVKLKIKKLENTSGRQVTYSKRRSGILKKAKELSILCDIDLILLMFSPSGRPTICVGDKSPIDEVIAKYAQQTPQERAKRKLESLEALKKTFKKLDHDVNIQDFLGSGGQTVEELSSHLGALQCQMADVQKRLSYWSDPEKVENIDHIRAMEQSLKESLNRIGIHKENFAKQHLMGLQCAAAQFQNEMQLPLGLTGDPNPSLWFHSGGGSDGQPAMMLPEDPSLLHQRDIGCSTSTSLQSYPGYFSMSKQSTDTAGGEQQHQQAAAVHQHQHQQPEFSQGDCLTSLHLGAQFPYQSAFDHASLLNDRLFRPDMELHVDNAAASAMDFVGGHYEMPRPGDEASFQNWASAACGATMYDHQQQQPSAQLPAAATLTAASFHHATAVHQQLMI